The sequence below is a genomic window from Bacillota bacterium.
GAATGATCCTCCTCAAACATTTAGAGAGGCTTGTCAGTGGATTGTATGGTATCAGATGGCAGCCAGGTGTTATAACGGAAGTGGAGCGCTTGGAAGTATAGATCAGCTTCTTTTACCTTTCTATACAAAGGACAAAAAGTCAGGAATTCTTACAGATGAAGAAGCGATATTTCACATAGCATGTTTAAATCTGACCGACCCTCAATATATGCAGATAGGGGGGCTGGATAAGCATGGCAGGGATGCTACCAATCCGCTATCTTTTTTGGTCCTAGAAGCTATTCACCGTCTAAAACTGACAGCAAACCTTGCAGTTGGAGTTCATGACCAATTAAACGAGGAGCTTTTCGATAATGCCGTAAAAATGTTGTTTGAAGATAGAAATGGCAATCCCAGGTTTTTTAGTGCAACAAATATCATCAATGACTATGCGAAAAACGGTATACCAATGGATGATTGCCTTGAGCTATCACAAACAGGTTGCCACTGGTTCAGTATACCGGGTAAGGAGTATTCATTCTGTGATGTTATAAAAGTGAATTTTGCCGCTATATTGAATGTAGCATTCAATGAAATGATGGCTGATACAAATGCAAATCCTTCGCTAGACAAGCTCTGGCTCAAATTTGTGGAGCATCTGAAGACAGCAATTTATGTGGTTGCCAGAGGGATAGATATTCATATGGAAAACAAGCATAGATTTTTCCCTGAACTGGTTCTGGATCTCTTATGCTACGATACGTTGGAAAAGGGGGAGGATGCTTCCCATGGAGCCTTGAAATACAACTTCATATGTGTGGACGGGGCAGCCCTTGCAACTGCTGCCGATTCATTTGCTGCTATTGAAACCAGGATTGAAAATGAAAAAAGAATATCGTTCAAGGAGCTTAAATTCCTTCTTGATACGAATTTTGTAGGAAATGAATCTAAAAGAATGATGATGATGAATGTTCCGGGTTATGGGAGAGGAAATACCTGTGGTGACAAATGGGCTGTAAAAATTGTTAACATTTTTTGTGAAACTGTAAGGGAAAAAAGCACTCCGAACGGTTGGAATATGATCCCCGGCCTATTTTCCTGGGCGAGTACAATTCCTATGGGAAAGGAAGTTGATGCTACCCCGAATGGCAGAAAAGCCAAGGAGCCTATTTCCTTCGGAGCAAATCCCGACCCGGGCGAAATGAAGGGTGGAGGACTTAATCCCATATCTATTTCACAAGCAGTAGCAATGGTTCAGCCTGGTTATGGAAATACAGCCCCTCTTCAACTCGATGTTGACCCTGGCATTCTTTATGATGGTCATGATGGGTTATCAAAATTTAAGGAATTGATCAGGGGACACTTTAAGCAGGGTGGAACCCTAATAAACGTCAATGTGCTTGATAAAAAGCAAATAGAGGAAGCTTATTTGGACAAAGAAAAGTATCCTGACTTAATAGTGCGGGTGACAGGTTTCAGCGCATATTTTGCATCCTTGTCGGATGAGTTTAGAAAATTGGTTTATAATCGCATTGTATCTATGGATGAATAACGAGAGCCCTTATTATGAAGAAAACAACAAGACGGCTTTGAAGGATATGACAAAACCTATGGCGGTAAGTGAATATAAGCTGCTGCAGGAAGTCCCATGTGAGTTGAAGAGTAGTTTGACTACTATTTAGTACTACAGCGATACATGCACCTTGAAAAGTTCATAATGTAGTACTAGGGCTGATATAATGAGCATATTTGCTTGGGGAAGTGTCAAAACCGGCAGTTTTTTTTAATCGTATCTGGAGTTCCTGAACAAACAAATGTGCAAGAAATACAAAAAGCATATGGCGGTACCATGAATTCCACGATCTGGATTCACAATGGTCCATCCCTAGATAGCTTTTACATTCCTCGAAACACTGCTCGATTGGCCAGCTCATGGTTGCAACCTTGTGCAACTGCTCCGGCGATATATCCACCGGTGCATTGCATAACGAATATTTGATTCGTCCATCGGCATAGCGTCTGATATAGAGCCATACACCATTGACAGGAAGGTTGTCCCGGCATTCGACTACCCTGAGGCATTTGACTTCAGCTATGATTGGGCCTTTGGCACCTTCGCCCAGAAAGACCTTAGACCAAGGTATATTCGCATCCTCGGCGATGGTCGATACAGGCACCGGTGGGACAGAAGGCCTTTTCTTCAGGTCTCTTCTCCCTCTGCTACTGTATTCAGGGGTAACCATGACCGGCATCTTCGTAAATACGGTAGTGTTGGCATGAACGTCTGCAAAATAGTAGAGGCTATCGGGTATGGAGTCCAAAAACTCCTTATCGTTGCCGAAGAAACTGTCAACGCCGATCCATTTGGCAGGGAACAAGCCGGAAGCTACTGCGTTTTGGATCATCTCGGAGGCCAGTTGTGTTTTTGTCTTGAATAAAAGGTCGTCTGGCACTCCGCATCTTTCCCTGCGTCCTGCATAATCGTCGCCAAACCACTTCTCTGGCATGTAAAGCGACCGGTCAATCAACCCGTAACCTTTACTGCTGGAATAACCGACAAATACACCGACCTGACAGTTTTCGGTCTTACCCAGGCTACCATAGTATTGACGGGCCACACCCACAGATTCCGTCCCTTTCTTTGGCATATCGCATCCATCGGCATTGATCATGCCGTCCGGATCACAGATGAGGGAGGAAAGACGTTTACGGTAGGTTAAAAGCATCTCTGCATCAT
It includes:
- a CDS encoding formate acetyltransferase yields the protein MGKRWTYRKRLEVLKETKSLHTKIKRKIEGDRDTDDWGQIPAPDFIFKPETDLPEGRIMGPLCCAKNFRKLLGQMPVYVNKYSSMLGGYTDVFFKYVTQWDPEEYWTELAPAQKKYNIICGIGNSHHFSVDYKIGFRYGFKGLLQKIRHYRALNSSPVTPDFYDALEEVVLGIQEWISRHINEARRMMEFEEDSELKQFLCEQIEVNERILNDPPQTFREACQWIVWYQMAARCYNGSGALGSIDQLLLPFYTKDKKSGILTDEEAIFHIACLNLTDPQYMQIGGLDKHGRDATNPLSFLVLEAIHRLKLTANLAVGVHDQLNEELFDNAVKMLFEDRNGNPRFFSATNIINDYAKNGIPMDDCLELSQTGCHWFSIPGKEYSFCDVIKVNFAAILNVAFNEMMADTNANPSLDKLWLKFVEHLKTAIYVVARGIDIHMENKHRFFPELVLDLLCYDTLEKGEDASHGALKYNFICVDGAALATAADSFAAIETRIENEKRISFKELKFLLDTNFVGNESKRMMMMNVPGYGRGNTCGDKWAVKIVNIFCETVREKSTPNGWNMIPGLFSWASTIPMGKEVDATPNGRKAKEPISFGANPDPGEMKGGGLNPISISQAVAMVQPGYGNTAPLQLDVDPGILYDGHDGLSKFKELIRGHFKQGGTLINVNVLDKKQIEEAYLDKEKYPDLIVRVTGFSAYFASLSDEFRKLVYNRIVSMDE
- a CDS encoding IS701 family transposase, yielding MLLTYRKRLSSLICDPDGMINADGCDMPKKGTESVGVARQYYGSLGKTENCQVGVFVGYSSSKGYGLIDRSLYMPEKWFGDDYAGRRERCGVPDDLLFKTKTQLASEMIQNAVASGLFPAKWIGVDSFFGNDKEFLDSIPDSLYYFADVHANTTVFTKMPVMVTPEYSSRGRRDLKKRPSVPPVPVSTIAEDANIPWSKVFLGEGAKGPIIAEVKCLRVVECRDNLPVNGVWLYIRRYADGRIKYSLCNAPVDISPEQLHKVATMSWPIEQCFEECKSYLGMDHCESRSWNSWYRHMLFVFLAHLFVQELQIRLKKTAGFDTSPSKYAHYISPSTTL